The genomic DNA CTCAGTGTCAGATGGTTTTCATTCGACACTCTGAATTCGAAATTAAAAATTGCAGAAGAACTCTCGGCAACAGCTTGGAGGAATCTTCACTTTTACAAGGATAGAGCGATGAAGAAAATTGAGGCAATCATCCGGCACTTCAAACTTGAAGAAGTTAAGGATGCCCTCACCGAGGCAGGTATCTCTGGAATGACGGTCTCGGAAGTGAAAGGATTTGGCCGACAGAAAGGCCACAAAGAACAGTACCGCGGCGCCGAGTACACTGTCGATTTTGTCCCCAAAGTCAAAATGGAAATCGTCGTCTCCGACGAAGATGCCCAGAAAGCGATCGACGCCATTTTAACCACAGCCAGAACAGGACAAATCGGCGACGGAAAAATCTTCATAAGCGAACTCTCCGAAGCAGTCCGTATCCGAACCGGCGAAACAGGTGGCGAGTCTTTGTGACATCAAACCTTGCGAGAGACGGAGAGGGCAGAACTGTTCCAACAACCCCTTGACGAAACTGACCAGACACAACGTGGCATTCTCTAGAACTGGTCTCAAAACTTACTGTTCACTTCTCTGGTACAGAGAAAGGTCGCGATTCCATAGGTTTTGAGACTGCTTCAAGAGCATTTTTAGAAACGATGCACGCGTTGTGTCGAGTGGACCAAGCGATAGTTCACATGATGTCCACTCAACACGAGCACGACTAGTATTCAAAATGCTTTCGTGATCGATCTTCGGAATTTTATGTTGCGACCATCACGGAGGTCGCTGTCCGATTTCTTCATGGATTCGGCTGACCAAGGATTTCAACCATGCAAAAAATTGAAGCAATCATTCGCCACTACAAG from Thalassoglobus polymorphus includes the following:
- a CDS encoding P-II family nitrogen regulator, giving the protein MKKIEAIIRHFKLEEVKDALTEAGISGMTVSEVKGFGRQKGHKEQYRGAEYTVDFVPKVKMEIVVSDEDAQKAIDAILTTARTGQIGDGKIFISELSEAVRIRTGETGGESL